A DNA window from Streptomyces bacillaris contains the following coding sequences:
- a CDS encoding O-acetyl-ADP-ribose deacetylase codes for MSTSVTPAVRLVRGDITDQSVDVIVNAANSSLLGGGGVDGAIHRRGGPEILAACRELRASQYGKGLATGRAVATTAGRLAARWVIHTVGPVFSGAQDRSALLASCYRESLALAAELGARSVAFPAISTGIYGWPMDDGARIAVRTVLAETVAPVEEVRFVLFDAHAYVEFEEVLAMRG; via the coding sequence ATGAGCACCTCCGTCACCCCCGCGGTCCGCCTGGTCCGCGGGGACATCACCGACCAGTCCGTCGACGTCATCGTCAACGCCGCCAACTCCTCGCTCCTCGGCGGCGGCGGGGTCGACGGCGCCATCCACCGGCGCGGGGGCCCCGAGATCCTCGCGGCCTGCCGGGAGCTGCGCGCCTCGCAGTACGGCAAGGGCCTCGCCACCGGCCGGGCCGTCGCCACCACCGCCGGCCGGCTGGCCGCCCGCTGGGTGATCCACACGGTCGGCCCGGTCTTCTCCGGCGCCCAGGACCGCTCCGCGCTGCTCGCCTCCTGCTACCGCGAATCACTGGCCCTGGCAGCCGAGTTGGGGGCCAGGAGCGTGGCGTTCCCGGCGATCTCGACGGGCATCTACGGTTGGCCGATGGACGACGGGGCGCGGATCGCGGTGCGCACGGTGCTCGCGGAGACGGTGGCGCCGGTGGAGGAGGTGCGGTTCGTGCTCTTCGACGCGCACGCGTACGTGGAGTTCGAGGAGGTCCTCGCGATGCGCGGCTGA
- a CDS encoding threonine/serine exporter family protein gives MSPDDGSTGGRLSVSALRARRRARREQLARLRDNESTLLDRLYGTEFEGYSFPPPRDVDERTAVACMRFALRHGRELFLAGAETRAIESAIVAVTARWGMDHMTVDVTARTVQAQYAPPGERPLTMMMETGSEDSRDLRQLDDLSALTHRVLDEGLRPLDADRELTRIISLKGYWPWWTKVLGGALLAAMLCVLASGTPKAAVVAPVVFLVGNRFGWALSTSGLPSFYVTGLQTAAVIGLTMVLADAHALTGGEAASVAAANMVLLLPILSVVSFAEDSISGFRAMAAGRLITVGMFLAAMVGGVSLVGFLLRDADADARNTAFRALPLVLSLVTSAVGALGNAVFMGGPPRLLPWAMGAGMLAGLVNGLLHQELGLATPLAVLGAAAVLGAAAGAVAPVLRIPSRSLVVPGIAGALLPGPDVYRSLLQYGLQVPGAGGYAVLAFVTTAAIGVGTVLGNHLGGAAQRRWAPASRGSSAARPG, from the coding sequence GTGTCCCCAGACGATGGGTCCACCGGCGGCCGGCTCTCCGTCTCCGCGCTCCGCGCCCGGCGCCGGGCGCGGCGGGAGCAGCTCGCCCGGTTGCGGGACAACGAGTCGACGCTGCTGGACCGGTTGTACGGAACGGAGTTCGAGGGGTACTCCTTCCCCCCGCCACGCGACGTGGACGAGCGTACGGCCGTCGCCTGTATGCGGTTCGCGCTGCGCCACGGGCGGGAGTTGTTCCTCGCGGGGGCGGAGACGCGGGCGATCGAGTCGGCGATCGTGGCGGTCACCGCGCGCTGGGGGATGGACCACATGACGGTCGACGTCACCGCGCGGACCGTCCAGGCGCAGTACGCGCCTCCGGGCGAACGGCCGCTGACGATGATGATGGAGACAGGGTCGGAGGACAGCCGCGATCTGCGGCAGCTGGACGATCTGAGCGCGCTGACCCATCGGGTGCTGGACGAGGGGCTGCGGCCGCTGGACGCCGACCGCGAGCTGACCCGCATCATCTCGCTGAAGGGGTACTGGCCGTGGTGGACCAAGGTGCTGGGCGGGGCGCTGCTGGCGGCGATGCTCTGTGTGCTGGCGTCGGGGACGCCGAAGGCGGCGGTCGTCGCGCCGGTGGTGTTCCTGGTGGGCAACCGGTTCGGCTGGGCGCTCTCCACGAGCGGGCTGCCCTCGTTCTACGTGACCGGGCTCCAGACCGCCGCGGTGATCGGGCTGACGATGGTCCTGGCGGACGCGCACGCGCTGACCGGGGGTGAGGCGGCGAGTGTGGCGGCGGCCAACATGGTGCTGCTGCTGCCGATCCTGTCGGTGGTGAGCTTCGCGGAGGACTCGATCTCGGGGTTCCGGGCGATGGCGGCCGGGCGGCTGATCACCGTGGGGATGTTCCTGGCGGCGATGGTCGGCGGGGTCTCCCTGGTCGGGTTCCTGCTGCGGGACGCCGATGCGGACGCCCGCAACACGGCGTTCCGCGCCCTGCCGTTGGTGCTGTCCCTGGTGACCTCGGCGGTCGGGGCGCTCGGCAACGCCGTTTTCATGGGCGGTCCGCCCCGGCTGCTGCCGTGGGCGATGGGGGCGGGGATGCTGGCCGGGCTGGTCAACGGCCTCCTGCACCAGGAGCTGGGCCTGGCGACCCCGCTGGCGGTGCTGGGGGCGGCGGCGGTGCTCGGTGCGGCGGCGGGGGCCGTGGCGCCGGTGCTGCGGATCCCGTCGCGCTCCCTGGTGGTGCCCGGTATCGCGGGCGCGCTGCTGCCGGGGCCGGACGTCTACCGCAGCCTGCTCCAGTACGGGCTGCAGGTGCCGGGGGCGGGCGGTTACGCGGTGCTGGCGTTCGTCACCACGGCGGCCATCGGCGTGGGCACCGTGCTGGGCAACCACCTCGGCGGGGCGGCGCAGCGGCGCTGGGCCCCGGCCTCGCGCGGTTCGTCGGCCGCGCGCCCCGGGTGA